The following are encoded together in the Pseudomonadota bacterium genome:
- a CDS encoding DUF4159 domain-containing protein: MMLAVLSTSTKADPASTTIPVAPAAEAEFVFARVAFTTNQLRGGNRRSSLWRTDYPDAEHHFLGGVRRLTRVDADPDGHVLTLSSDEVFDYPWLYAVEVGGWHLDLDEARRLREYLLRGGFLMVDDFHGSLEWSGFMSTLSRVFPDRPVRDIPNDDPVLHVFYDLDQRIQIPGIMPLRSGRTWEQDGFEPHWRGVYDDDGRLMLAINFNMDMGDAWEHADWPEYPEPMTALAYRFGINYLLYAMTH, from the coding sequence ATGATGCTCGCCGTGCTGAGCACCTCAACGAAAGCCGATCCTGCCAGCACCACCATTCCCGTGGCCCCAGCGGCTGAGGCGGAGTTTGTGTTTGCCCGGGTCGCTTTTACCACCAACCAGCTGCGCGGGGGTAACCGGCGCAGCAGCCTCTGGCGGACGGATTATCCGGATGCTGAGCATCATTTTCTCGGCGGGGTGCGGCGCCTGACGCGCGTCGACGCGGATCCGGACGGCCACGTGCTGACGCTGTCCAGCGATGAGGTGTTCGACTACCCCTGGCTCTATGCCGTAGAGGTGGGCGGCTGGCATCTGGACCTGGACGAGGCGCGCCGGCTTCGGGAGTACCTGCTGCGGGGCGGGTTCTTGATGGTCGACGATTTTCACGGTTCGCTGGAATGGTCGGGGTTTATGTCGACGCTGAGCCGCGTGTTTCCCGATCGGCCGGTGCGTGACATCCCCAACGATGATCCGGTGCTGCACGTGTTTTACGATCTCGATCAGCGCATACAGATCCCCGGCATCATGCCGCTGCGAAGCGGGCGAACCTGGGAACAGGACGGCTTCGAGCCGCACTGGCGCGGTGTCTATGACGACGATGGCCGGCTGATGCTGGCGATCAACTTCAATATGGACATGGGTGATGCCTGGGAGCACGCCGACTGGCCGGAGTATCCCGAGCCGATGACGGCTCTGGCCTATCGCTTTGGCATCAACTACCTGCTTTACGCCATGACCCATTGA
- the acs gene encoding acetate--CoA ligase, translating to MSETHRYPVKPAVAQRAWVTADDYQAGYQRSVEDNEDYWREQAGRIDWVKPFTEVKDVSYARDDVHIRWFADGTLNVCANCVDRHLPHKANDVAIIWEGDDPDDDEEITYGQLYRRVCRFANVLRKLGVDKGDRVTIYLPMIPEAAVAMLACARIGAVHSVVFGGFSPDALAGRINDCRSSLLITADEGVRGGKTVPLKANADAACERDGVMNNLDHVLVVRNTGGKVEWSDDRDYWYHELAEDVDEHCPPVEMGAEDPLFILYTSGSTGQPKGVLHTSGGYLVYASLTHELVFDYHPGDIYWCTADVGWVTGHTYIVYGPLANGATTLLFEGVPNYPDASRLWEVCDKHEVNICYTAPTAIRALMREGNEPVEDTDRETLRILGSVGEPINPEAWEWYYKVVGEERCPIVDTWWQTETGGILISPLPGASELKPGSACRPLFGVMPALVDGEGNVLDGAAEGNLVLTDSWPGQMRTVYGDHQRFVDTYFSTFEGCYFTGDGARRDADGDYWITGRVDDVLNVSGHRMGTAEVESALVSHPAVAEAAVVGYPHDIKGQGIYAYVTLMEGREGSDELRQELNGWVRKEIGPIATPDLLQWAPGLPKTRSGKIMRRILRKIAGNDYDNLGDTSTLADPSVVDQLVENRQNRP from the coding sequence TCACATCCGCTGGTTCGCTGACGGCACGCTCAACGTCTGCGCCAACTGCGTGGACCGGCACCTGCCACACAAGGCCAACGATGTCGCGATTATCTGGGAGGGTGATGACCCGGATGACGACGAAGAGATCACCTACGGCCAGCTCTACCGTCGCGTCTGCCGCTTCGCCAACGTGCTGCGCAAGCTCGGCGTCGACAAGGGTGATCGGGTCACCATTTATCTGCCGATGATTCCGGAGGCCGCGGTGGCCATGCTGGCCTGTGCCCGGATCGGTGCCGTGCACTCGGTCGTTTTTGGCGGCTTTTCCCCGGACGCGCTTGCCGGGCGGATCAACGACTGTCGATCGAGCCTGCTGATCACGGCTGACGAGGGTGTCCGGGGCGGCAAGACTGTACCGCTGAAAGCCAACGCTGACGCAGCCTGCGAGCGCGACGGCGTAATGAACAACCTCGATCATGTTCTGGTGGTGCGCAACACCGGCGGCAAGGTTGAGTGGTCAGACGACCGGGACTACTGGTACCACGAGCTGGCGGAGGACGTCGACGAGCACTGCCCACCGGTAGAGATGGGCGCCGAGGATCCGCTTTTTATTCTCTACACGTCGGGCTCGACGGGGCAGCCCAAAGGCGTGCTGCACACCAGCGGCGGGTATCTCGTCTACGCCTCGCTCACCCATGAGCTGGTCTTTGACTATCACCCCGGCGACATCTATTGGTGCACGGCCGACGTCGGCTGGGTCACCGGCCACACCTATATTGTTTACGGGCCATTGGCCAACGGGGCGACCACCCTGCTCTTTGAGGGGGTGCCCAATTACCCGGACGCCAGCCGCCTCTGGGAGGTCTGTGACAAGCACGAAGTGAATATCTGCTACACGGCGCCGACGGCCATTCGCGCCCTCATGCGGGAAGGCAACGAGCCGGTCGAGGACACCGATCGCGAAACCCTGCGAATCCTGGGCTCGGTGGGCGAGCCGATCAATCCGGAAGCCTGGGAGTGGTACTACAAGGTGGTCGGCGAAGAGCGCTGCCCGATCGTGGATACGTGGTGGCAAACCGAAACCGGCGGGATTTTGATCAGCCCGCTGCCGGGCGCTTCGGAGCTGAAGCCCGGATCCGCCTGCCGTCCCCTGTTTGGGGTGATGCCCGCGCTGGTCGACGGCGAGGGCAACGTTCTGGACGGTGCCGCGGAGGGAAATCTGGTGCTCACCGACTCATGGCCGGGCCAGATGCGAACGGTTTACGGCGACCACCAGCGGTTTGTCGATACGTATTTCTCAACGTTTGAAGGATGCTATTTCACCGGAGACGGCGCGAGGCGCGATGCCGACGGTGATTACTGGATCACCGGCCGGGTCGATGACGTGCTGAATGTCTCTGGGCATCGTATGGGGACGGCCGAGGTGGAAAGCGCCTTGGTGTCACATCCGGCGGTGGCCGAGGCGGCGGTGGTCGGCTACCCGCACGATATCAAGGGCCAGGGTATCTACGCCTACGTGACGTTGATGGAGGGTCGCGAGGGCAGCGATGAGCTGCGCCAGGAACTGAACGGGTGGGTGCGAAAAGAAATTGGCCCCATCGCCACACCGGATCTGCTGCAGTGGGCGCCCGGGCTCCCCAAGACCCGGTCCGGCAAAATCATGCGGCGCATCTTGCGCAAGATTGCCGGCAACGACTATGACAATCTGGGTGATACTTCGACCTTGGCAGACCCGTCCGTCGTCGACCAGCTGGTGGAAAACCGTCAGAATCGTCCTTAG